A DNA window from bacterium contains the following coding sequences:
- the rplV gene encoding 50S ribosomal protein L22 → MEAQATFKNIRCTPRKLRLVVDQVRGKKVEDALNLLKFERKVISKDVAKLIRSAVANATQKGGVRADTLFVKKILVNPATIMKRIMPRARGSASSLYKRMSHIHVVVGDK, encoded by the coding sequence ATGGAAGCTCAAGCAACTTTTAAAAACATCCGCTGCACACCGCGTAAACTGCGTTTGGTAGTGGATCAGGTAAGAGGTAAAAAAGTGGAAGACGCTTTAAACCTCCTTAAATTTGAACGCAAGGTCATCTCTAAAGATGTGGCCAAGCTTATTCGTTCGGCTGTTGCCAACGCTACTCAAAAAGGTGGTGTTCGCGCCGATACTTTGTTTGTAAAAAAGATTTTGGTTAATCCGGCTACCATCATGAAGCGCATTATGCCTCGCGCTCGTGGGTCGGCTTCGTCATTATATAAACGCATGTCACACATCCACGTGGTTGTGGGTGACAAGTAA
- the rpsC gene encoding 30S ribosomal protein S3, with product MGQKIHPVGFRVGVIRPWLSKWYSKKDYARWLHEDIRFRKIVKDRLKSMGVAKIEIERAATKVKINIHTSRPGLVIGKKGSGIDTIKAELQKSTTNTVFLNIIEVRKAELDAMLVAENIALQIERRVSYRRAMKKAVQTTMKFGAKGIKVKCGGRLAGSEIARVEWYREGRVPLHTLRADIDYALAEAHTTYGVIGIKVWIYRGDVVIQ from the coding sequence GTGGGACAGAAAATACATCCGGTTGGTTTTAGAGTGGGCGTTATCCGCCCCTGGTTGTCGAAATGGTATTCTAAAAAGGATTATGCGCGCTGGTTGCACGAAGACATCCGTTTTAGAAAAATTGTAAAAGACCGTCTTAAATCTATGGGCGTGGCTAAAATTGAAATTGAACGTGCCGCAACCAAGGTAAAGATAAATATCCATACTTCACGTCCCGGTTTGGTTATTGGTAAAAAAGGCAGTGGTATTGATACCATTAAAGCTGAATTGCAAAAGTCTACCACCAACACGGTATTTTTAAACATTATCGAAGTGCGTAAAGCCGAGCTGGATGCCATGCTTGTTGCCGAAAATATTGCGTTACAAATTGAACGCCGTGTGTCGTATCGCCGCGCTATGAAAAAGGCCGTGCAAACCACCATGAAATTTGGCGCTAAAGGAATTAAAGTAAAATGTGGCGGTCGTTTAGCAGGCAGCGAAATTGCTCGTGTTGAATGGTACCGAGAAGGTCGTGTGCCTCTTCATACATTACGTGCCGATATCGATTATGCATTGGCCGAAGCTCATACAACCTATGGTGTAATTGGGATTAAAGTTTGGATTTATCGCGGTGACGTGGTGATTCAGTAA